The genome window GCCGAAATATCGAAGCTGAATTCGTTCCAGCTACCGGTCGGACCCGGAACCAGAACATAGGCAATCTCGGTAAAGTCTGCCGGGTTGCTGGTGGTCGTCGAAACCAGCACTTTCAGCGAATCCGGGAACGAGCCGCCGATGGAGCCAGCGTAAAAGCTCAGCGTTTCGTAATTGCCGGCAGGAATCTGCGGGCTGATCAGCCATTCGTCAATCAAAAAGCCGTTGGCATTGTTGAAATTGCTGAACCAGAAGCTCTGTCCTGCTTGCGGAAATACCGTGTCACCGCTCGAAAACGCGACGATCTGACGGAATTCCCATGCCGAGCCGCTGCCGTCGTTGTCGATCACCTGCCAGCCTGTCGGCGGTAAAGTGTCGCCAAATACTTCTTCGAATAACACAACTGCTGCGGTAGGCGTTGCCATAACGGTATCCGATGTTGCGCTTTCGCCTTCATCGTAAACGGCGGTCACATAGTAATAGTAGGTTGTGCCGTTGGTAACCGTTACGTCGGAATACATGGGTGTGGTTTCACCAATGGAATCTTGCTGTGCAAAGGTTGTATTATCTTCGGAACGATAAACTTTGTAGCCAATCAATGCGCTGGTTACGCCTGTGGTTACATTATTGTCGTCATCGTTACCGATAGCTTTGTTTTGATCTGCACGAGCAACTGCTTTGCCCGATTTTTTGATCAATTTTTCGAGCATTCCCGGTGCTATCCAGCTCAGGTCCACAACCGCATTACCTGCATTTGCGGTCAATCCGGTTACCGGAGGTTTCGGAGTAACATAAGGTCCGTTTGGCGTCGGTGCGGTATTGTTTACGAAGGTGTTGTTCAAATCTTCGCTGGTTTCATCGCTGCCGTCCAGACCGTTACCGCCGGCACTACTCTGAGCGCCTTCCGTCATATCGATACGCTGCACGGAGAAACCAACCGAATTGTTTAATGCAGACATTTGGCTGGCACCCGGTGTGTCCGGTGCATACATCGAGGAATCCGAATCGATATCCGGGCCGTCAATCATCACGCCGGTTTTATCTACGAATTCGTTATTGGCAACCGGAGAACCGCTGTTATACAGCAGATAATCGATATCTGTTACCAAATCCGATTCGCCATCCCAGTTGTAGAGAATGACAACTTCGTCGCCATTGGTTAGTCCACCCTGACCGCCAATACTTCCCGAAAAGGCTTCGAGCATGTTCGGAACATCATTGGCAAAATCGGTGCTGTCTTCCCACAATTCATAGGTCGGTAGAACACCATACGTTGCAAAGAATGATGAATCACCGGAAAGAGCAATGGTTTGATATTCACCTGCAGCGATCATGGCACCATCAGGGAAACGGGAATGGAAATCGCCAAAATCGCCACCACCACCGCCACCTTCTACGATTTGGTAATAATAGGTATTACCACCCTGGAAAGTTGCATCGGTGAGATAGTAATTGGTCAGTTCAACATCACCTGCACCCGGATTGTAAATTTCGATAAATTCACCTTCGGTGGGTGTTACAACAATTTCGGTGATGAGCAATTTTTCCACAGGTATTGGGATGGCAGCGCGATTCGGCAATGCCAAATCGTCCATATACCAACTGCTTCCAGTGGTTTGACCGGTCGGGAAACGAAAATCCCAGCCTACCCATACGCCATTGATTCCGGCATATGCGGAAAGATCAAATGTAACATATTCAAAAGCGGACACTGAGTTGCTCAAGGTTCCTAGTACATCCCAGGTTGCGCCCATATCTGTCGAAACAATAACATCAATGGAATCATCACCGGTACCGGAAGTTACGCCTCTGTGGTAGAAACCCATTTCGGTGGGACCGGTTGTCAAGTCCAGTTTTGCGGACCATGTAGTAACGGTATCCGAGCTTGCTGCTGGGAACCACATACCGGTAACACCCCAATGATTATTGAGGCCCGTCGATCCGAAATTGGTTCCGCCGGCTAACGAAAAGCCATACCCGTCATCTGTAAACCAGGTGTTGGTCGGAGCTTCGAAATCGATGACAAATGAGCCTTCGGCAACGGAGTGCAATGAAAATGTAACCGTATCCGGTGAGGATGCGCCATCATGGGTAAATGCAACCCATCCAGTTTCCATTGCCACTGAGCTGGGTGCCCAGGTTACCATTACTTCACTTGTTACACCACCAGGGATTACCAGAGAAGTAACATCAGTGGTAATGTCGCTGCTGCTGGTAGTGATATCTGAAATTGTCAGGTCACCACCACCGGTGTTGGTAATTGGCACGGCGTGCATCGCAGAATTACCAACTGCAATCAAACCATTGTCCTGGTTCAGATTAACATCGGTTGCGGGCGTCGTGAAATTCGGGAATGGCGGAAGGTAAACTTCCGGTCCGGTTACGTCGTCAACCCACAGTTCCCATTCATCAACGGAAATGTTTTGGATTGCAACATAAACCGTATCGCCGACATAAGCTTCCAGAGGATAAACAAAGCGTTGATAGATAACACCCAAATCTTGCACTGCTTCCAAAGTTACGGAAAAATCGGCTGAATCTAATCCTGTTGAAGATAGGCGAATATTAAAATCTTCAGGAAAAGTTGCAGAGCGCGATCTTGCCCAGAATGCCACTGAATCTCCGGAAACAGGAATAAGGGCAGGTGTTATTAACCAGTCATTATTTCCGGCGGCATTAAATGAAATTGATGCGTGATAATCACCGGAGTGAGCATTCGTTGCACTTTGCAACACTGTCCACTCTTTTGCATCACCATCGAAATTATAAATAGTCCAGGTGATCGGAATTGCGCCACCTTCAAATCCTTCGTCAAGCGGTGCACTTGTCTGTTTGGACAATTGCGTTGCCGCTACACGTTCTGCCCAGGTGTTGTTCTGAACAACGTCAGAACCCTTTGGGCTTTGCTCTTTTACCGATTTGGCCTGACGGGCAAACCCTATGTTGCCTACCAGAAACAAAATCAGTAAAGCGGTTGAAACTTTTCTGAACATACAACTTCCTCCATTCATAAAATTAGTATGAGTGCAAAAAAAATAGTACGGCATGATACTGTTCTTTTAAAATCACCTCCTTTTTCAAACTTCGATTGCATAAATCCGTTAGTTGATATTTGGTATTCGATATTTTTGAAAGACCAGATAAAAAATGTGATGTAATCAATCTATAACATACGAACGCCGATCAGCGATACGCCCGGTTACAGCTTTCGTAATTGTCAGAACTGTTTAGCTTTGAAAGAACAAGAAAGAGATTTGGGTATGCAATTTTCAAACGACATAATACGGTCGTTTCGAAGAAAAGTTGAGGGCTCGACTCTACCCTGTAACTGTAATGCAGTATTTGATATTTTTGTCAAAACAGTCAATTCAGTTGTGGATATAAGTATTTTATTTATCAATGTTTAAACGAGGAAATCAGAATTCTACAACAAAGTGAATATATGAAAAAATGATTAAAAATCAAGATGTTTTCCAAAACTCTAATGATTTTTTTAAAGCTAAACCAATGCGCTTTCCTGACCCGAATCACCCACGTAGAGGCATGACGCACCAACTTTTTCCGGCACTTTTCGCATGAATTCGAACGATAGCTGGTCGGCAATTCCAAAAATATTGATATCCCCGCGCGGCGCGGTTTCCAGCGTATCAAAAAACTCACCCTTCAACACATAAAATTCCGTCACGGATGGCAACCGCGCCTGATCGCTCAGATATTCCAGAAAACGATCCAACCGCTCTGTTTCCCCATCAGATGCAGCAACGGTAATCAGGTTCAGCTTTCCGTTCCAGTTGGTGTGCAGTTGAAGCGCCACCAGCATTGCCAAATGCCAGTTTGGGCTGCCATCGCGAAGCCAGAGGTTCACATCTTTTTGCACACCGAACGCCACGCGCGGATGTTGATACAACAGCATTACACCCATTTCATTGGTGAGGGCATGACGGATCAATTCGGTGAGCGCGGCATCGTTCCGAGGCACATCGCTGAAGGTGAGGAACAGCGAATTGGGGCGTAACGTGCCGCCTTTCAGCGTTTGGATAACCAGTTTGGCACCGTGAACAAAATCGCTGTCTTCGATTACGGTGGAATTGACCAGCGCGTTTTTATCACTTTTTAGCGGCGATAGCAAAATTTGCAAATGTTTATCGGTTTGATCCAATTGTTCATTTTTTACGGAAAATGCGAAGATACTGCCGGATGGCGTAAAAATACTGCGGATAAACAGCAGCGAACCCGACCAGATTTTCGGATCGTCGATGGGGATCAGCAAATCCGGTTTCCAGGAAATCTGGTGACGCGGATAGCGCGCCGCAATTCGCGATGCACGTTCCGCCAGCATCAAAAACATGCCGCCGCGAATATCGCCCCATTCAGATTGCAACCCTTTTCGCGCCAGCCAAACATACAGCAAAATAATGGTAAAAATTGCCACAACGCTAAACAGCGGATTGATCAGAAACATAATGAACACGCAACTGAGCGCACCAACCAGCGATACAAATCGCGGCACTTTGAACGTCGGGCGAAAGCTGATGATTTTCATGCTTTGCTGGATGTAAACAACGATGTTCAGCGTACCGTAGGTGATCAGAAAAAACATGGTAATCAGCGATGCCAGCGCATCCAGATTTCCGGCCAAAATAGCCACAAAAATAACCCCGCCGGTTAACGCGTTGGCATTTCGTGGCTCGTTGTTTGCGGATTTTTGGGAGAAAAAACCATGCAGCGGCACGGTTCGCTGTTCTGCAAGCGCCTGCAAAATACGCGGTGCGCCAACCATACTGCCCAACGCAGAAGAA of Calditrichia bacterium contains these proteins:
- a CDS encoding amino acid permease, translated to MSRITDALDFLKTPVATDPKVKKFGTFGGVFTPDVLTILGVIMYLRLGWVVGNAGFLGAIAIILLAKVVTLCTGLAMSSITTNIRIGAGGAYSIISKSLGLEAGGSVGIPFYISQTLSAALYIIGFTEGWLQIFPEHSAAVVAVVTWLVLLGITSISAHFAIRIQYFIMGVIALSVLSFVMTPTPPVEKFIYVGDFEDADFWHVFAIFFPAVTGIMAGANMSGDLKDPRRAIPVGTISAILLTLFIYTGLAYLLSVIGTPEELRANQMIMVDNARIGFLVVLGILAATFSSALGSMVGAPRILQALAEQRTVPLHGFFSQKSANNEPRNANALTGGVIFVAILAGNLDALASLITMFFLITYGTLNIVVYIQQSMKIISFRPTFKVPRFVSLVGALSCVFIMFLINPLFSVVAIFTIILLYVWLARKGLQSEWGDIRGGMFLMLAERASRIAARYPRHQISWKPDLLIPIDDPKIWSGSLLFIRSIFTPSGSIFAFSVKNEQLDQTDKHLQILLSPLKSDKNALVNSTVIEDSDFVHGAKLVIQTLKGGTLRPNSLFLTFSDVPRNDAALTELIRHALTNEMGVMLLYQHPRVAFGVQKDVNLWLRDGSPNWHLAMLVALQLHTNWNGKLNLITVAASDGETERLDRFLEYLSDQARLPSVTEFYVLKGEFFDTLETAPRGDINIFGIADQLSFEFMRKVPEKVGASCLYVGDSGQESALV
- a CDS encoding choice-of-anchor J domain-containing protein — its product is MFRKVSTALLILFLVGNIGFARQAKSVKEQSPKGSDVVQNNTWAERVAATQLSKQTSAPLDEGFEGGAIPITWTIYNFDGDAKEWTVLQSATNAHSGDYHASISFNAAGNNDWLITPALIPVSGDSVAFWARSRSATFPEDFNIRLSSTGLDSADFSVTLEAVQDLGVIYQRFVYPLEAYVGDTVYVAIQNISVDEWELWVDDVTGPEVYLPPFPNFTTPATDVNLNQDNGLIAVGNSAMHAVPITNTGGGDLTISDITTSSSDITTDVTSLVIPGGVTSEVMVTWAPSSVAMETGWVAFTHDGASSPDTVTFSLHSVAEGSFVIDFEAPTNTWFTDDGYGFSLAGGTNFGSTGLNNHWGVTGMWFPAASSDTVTTWSAKLDLTTGPTEMGFYHRGVTSGTGDDSIDVIVSTDMGATWDVLGTLSNSVSAFEYVTFDLSAYAGINGVWVGWDFRFPTGQTTGSSWYMDDLALPNRAAIPIPVEKLLITEIVVTPTEGEFIEIYNPGAGDVELTNYYLTDATFQGGNTYYYQIVEGGGGGGDFGDFHSRFPDGAMIAAGEYQTIALSGDSSFFATYGVLPTYELWEDSTDFANDVPNMLEAFSGSIGGQGGLTNGDEVVILYNWDGESDLVTDIDYLLYNSGSPVANNEFVDKTGVMIDGPDIDSDSSMYAPDTPGASQMSALNNSVGFSVQRIDMTEGAQSSAGGNGLDGSDETSEDLNNTFVNNTAPTPNGPYVTPKPPVTGLTANAGNAVVDLSWIAPGMLEKLIKKSGKAVARADQNKAIGNDDDNNVTTGVTSALIGYKVYRSEDNTTFAQQDSIGETTPMYSDVTVTNGTTYYYYVTAVYDEGESATSDTVMATPTAAVVLFEEVFGDTLPPTGWQVIDNDGSGSAWEFRQIVAFSSGDTVFPQAGQSFWFSNFNNANGFLIDEWLISPQIPAGNYETLSFYAGSIGGSFPDSLKVLVSTTTSNPADFTEIAYVLVPGPTGSWNEFSFDISAFSGSSIYVAINYYITDGGPSGSNSDNVWVDHLTVTGEALPPVGLNPPRHLDGFGGDQEVQLSWLAPLPDGELGYDDGSAETGFGFTTTGAFATRFTPNVYPATLLGIKTYWSNITAPLDSVQYSVWVNPTGGDNPPTTQVLGPVDYEVPARSAFDIVDISGSALQITEGDFYLSWNQPVATNYGIGLDTDGADYERAWISFDGVSWSKLNSFGFDDNLLIRALVMEGTGANARIVELPPVKASDLLSRQEKAALQAQNDHLFASQQLVADKAQQQIEKRNSATITDLNGYNIYRSLDASAYTLVGSADTVEYTDSGLVNNVDYYYYVTAVYSEGESNPSNVAMATPNGNPTEEHTALTHTPGDLHAAMTNWGYVGDDGTGFADGVSWKGQNGLYSGGLIFGTATVGSVNGLIPSFSTDGDLLNTGGYFLDGFTSDANFDQIATAVMNDSGAPVPYGMGIVQESYTNTGEEFMIVRYGFVNNTGAAVSDLYAGIFVDWDIADYTTNLGGYSLPENMVYQYDNAGYYYGMSVLDKNEFSGARVTLDTPPTDARTGSFQYITTLDVNSVTDPGDYRTWIGAGPFSANAGDTVWATFRYRRW